From the genome of Rarobacter incanus, one region includes:
- a CDS encoding amino acid ABC transporter ATP-binding protein: protein MTATTPVLDVRGVVKKFGDNYVLRRLDLAVHKDEVVVLLGASGSGKSTLLRTANLLERVDDGQIFLSGEDITDPRVKVDAVRARIGVVFQHFNLFPHLRVLDNVTLAARKVHGWDAARAEQRGMELLARIGLADKARDYPDRLSGGQQQRVAIVRAVATNPELLLLDEITSALDPVLVGEVLDLVGELKELGSTVLMATHEIGFARRVADRVVFLQHGVIVEQGPPAQVIDNPREKATQDFLARVLH, encoded by the coding sequence ATGACTGCGACAACACCCGTACTCGACGTCCGCGGGGTCGTCAAGAAGTTCGGCGACAATTACGTGCTTCGCCGCCTGGATTTGGCCGTCCACAAGGATGAGGTCGTGGTGCTGCTCGGGGCGTCCGGTTCCGGCAAATCCACGCTGCTGCGCACCGCGAATCTGCTTGAGCGCGTCGACGACGGCCAGATTTTCCTGTCCGGCGAGGACATCACCGACCCGCGGGTCAAGGTCGACGCCGTCCGCGCCCGCATCGGGGTCGTCTTTCAGCACTTCAACCTCTTCCCACACCTGCGCGTGCTGGACAACGTGACGCTCGCGGCGCGCAAGGTCCACGGCTGGGATGCGGCGCGCGCCGAACAACGCGGCATGGAATTGCTGGCCCGCATTGGCCTGGCCGATAAGGCGCGCGACTACCCCGACAGGCTCTCTGGCGGCCAGCAGCAGCGCGTGGCGATCGTGCGTGCGGTTGCGACGAACCCCGAGTTGCTTTTATTGGACGAGATCACCTCCGCCCTTGACCCCGTCCTTGTGGGCGAGGTGCTTGATCTGGTGGGTGAGCTCAAGGAACTTGGTTCCACGGTGCTGATGGCGACGCACGAGATCGGGTTCGCGCGCCGCGTCGCTGACCGCGTCGTGTTCTTGCAGCACGGCGTGATCGTCGAGCAGGGGCCGCCCGCCCAGGTCATCGACAATCCGCGGGAGAAAGCCACCCAGGACTTCCTGGCGCGCGTTCTTCACTGA
- a CDS encoding amino acid ABC transporter ATP-binding protein: MTTPMVEMRDVHKEFGHNHVLKGIDLTVQAGSVCVMLGPSGSGKSTALRCINQLEEITAGRIYVEGELMGYKEVTKGGHDRLQKLHPKLVAKQRAHIGMVFQRFNLFPHFTALQNVIEGQVQVLGRSKADATARAKQLLDRVGLADRMDHYPAQLSGGQQQRVAIARALAMDPDLMLFDEPTSALDPELVGEVLAVMKDLAADGMTMIVVTHEIGFAREVADQVVFMADGVIVEHGTPTEVIDNPQEQRTQDFLSKVL; encoded by the coding sequence ATGACAACTCCCATGGTCGAAATGCGCGACGTCCACAAGGAATTCGGGCACAACCACGTTCTCAAGGGCATCGATCTCACCGTGCAGGCGGGGTCCGTATGCGTCATGCTGGGGCCGTCCGGGTCTGGTAAGTCGACCGCGCTCAGGTGCATCAATCAGCTTGAGGAAATAACCGCCGGGCGTATCTACGTCGAGGGCGAGCTGATGGGGTACAAGGAGGTCACGAAGGGCGGCCACGACCGCCTGCAAAAGCTGCACCCGAAGTTGGTTGCCAAGCAGCGCGCCCACATCGGGATGGTGTTTCAACGTTTCAACCTGTTCCCGCACTTCACGGCGTTGCAGAACGTCATCGAGGGGCAGGTGCAGGTGCTGGGTCGGTCCAAGGCGGATGCGACCGCGCGCGCCAAGCAGCTACTCGATCGCGTTGGCCTTGCCGACCGCATGGATCACTATCCCGCGCAGCTGTCGGGCGGCCAGCAGCAGCGCGTTGCGATCGCACGCGCGCTGGCGATGGATCCCGACCTGATGCTTTTTGACGAGCCCACCTCCGCGCTTGACCCGGAACTGGTAGGTGAGGTGTTGGCGGTCATGAAGGATTTGGCCGCCGACGGCATGACGATGATCGTGGTGACGCACGAAATTGGCTTTGCCCGGGAGGTTGCCGACCAGGTCGTGTTCATGGCCGACGGCGTCATCGTTGAGCACGGGACGCCTACCGAGGTCATCGACAACCCGCAAGAGCAACGCACCCAGGACTTCCTGTCGAAGGTCCTGTAG
- a CDS encoding adenosylhomocysteinase — MPNHISPEQWAQVVLRRYAAATNLLIASRHFAIADPRDANLESLAAAMRAIGARVTWVDPSEPCEERSFHALFGYDLPATGCPGVDVTVSVAPAAAGSPIPAGESKTVDVTVRDEAGAVLTRPTGADGTARIAWARRHMPVTAAIENRLTESRALRGWRIGMSLVLEPKTAVLALALARAGALVSVFGHPAETRDDVADALRKQGLAVFADSRATPAQAAQLADQYLRRGHDLLIDDGSHLIRRAHELPDVLDQLRGAAEETTSGLRPLRAWAEQDRLGIPVIAVNDARSKTLFDNAYGTGQSCLLTIMDLVDPDHRGIDMSQTTITVIGYGDVGRGFAHHARALGATVHVSEIDPVRALQARFDGYEVGDTAELATRTDWIVSATGVRDTINVAVLQAAKDGAVLAVAGGVDQEISIEDARTAGFTNRQVRPRVKQWSRPAGGELVLLDDGECINVTAGEGNPIEIMDLSFAVQLRAIEALVSTDAPTAPGVYPLSAQADNDVAAAALITGESGSWTGAARATPGDETQSAPPSPAPLHVAERKSAIAREYGVALGTERSNPSLVNVYSAALVIPVTAPAVIGGAVAVRGGRIMHVGERDWVVKTLRETGQAFTERHWPGVLLPGLVNAHTHLQYTSMVEVASRTYAGFDDWAQAFNVVYDNGVHDWGAHAADGARQAIRFGTTAAADVVTDPEAAPALHDAGLHGVAYWEVMGWTNEEWAKYGETQTLAALDSMPTPPMVGLSPHAPYSLDTAPLLEIPDLVRRRGLRLHIHLAESQLEAQWAQQSSGSLADLWRSGQSQSFRVLRDNGFGMSATEFVDQLGVLGPDCHVAHGVYMTAWDRSLLRARATSVALCPRSNQIIGLDAPPVAAYLNEGNPIAVGTDSLSSSPSLDLLADVALLYELARAQGYERDDLGRRLLYAATLGGATALGLSAGPDRIGQLQTGAVADMVFLDIPVSDIFGTIEDVVRHGAGSQVATMISGELRYMDAVFNQASR, encoded by the coding sequence GTGCCCAATCACATCAGTCCCGAACAATGGGCGCAGGTAGTCCTGCGCCGATACGCGGCGGCAACCAACCTGCTGATCGCCTCCCGCCACTTCGCGATCGCGGACCCCCGCGACGCCAACCTTGAGTCGCTGGCCGCCGCCATGCGGGCAATTGGGGCGAGAGTGACCTGGGTGGACCCCTCGGAGCCGTGCGAGGAACGCTCGTTCCACGCCCTATTCGGCTACGACCTGCCGGCAACGGGATGCCCGGGCGTTGACGTCACCGTCAGCGTCGCCCCCGCCGCGGCCGGCAGCCCGATCCCCGCGGGTGAATCAAAAACCGTCGATGTGACCGTGCGCGACGAGGCCGGCGCCGTCTTGACCAGACCAACGGGGGCGGACGGCACGGCACGCATCGCCTGGGCCCGCAGGCACATGCCCGTGACTGCCGCGATCGAGAACCGCCTAACCGAAAGCCGCGCCCTGCGGGGGTGGCGGATCGGAATGTCGCTGGTGCTTGAACCAAAGACGGCCGTGCTGGCCCTTGCGCTCGCCCGCGCCGGCGCGCTGGTATCGGTGTTTGGCCACCCCGCCGAAACGCGCGACGACGTTGCCGATGCGCTGCGCAAGCAGGGGCTGGCCGTCTTCGCCGACTCCCGGGCAACGCCCGCGCAGGCGGCACAGCTCGCGGACCAATACCTGCGGCGCGGTCACGACCTGCTGATCGATGACGGTTCGCATCTGATCCGCCGCGCACACGAATTGCCGGACGTTTTGGACCAGTTGCGCGGGGCGGCCGAAGAAACGACCAGCGGCCTGCGGCCGCTGCGAGCGTGGGCTGAGCAAGACCGCCTGGGCATCCCGGTCATCGCCGTCAACGACGCTCGCTCAAAGACACTTTTCGACAACGCCTACGGAACCGGCCAGTCGTGCCTGCTGACCATCATGGACCTGGTCGACCCGGACCATCGCGGCATCGACATGAGCCAGACCACCATCACCGTCATCGGCTACGGCGACGTGGGCCGCGGCTTCGCCCACCACGCGCGGGCGCTTGGCGCGACCGTCCATGTTTCCGAAATCGATCCGGTTCGCGCCCTGCAGGCACGGTTCGATGGCTACGAGGTCGGTGACACCGCCGAACTGGCAACCCGCACCGATTGGATCGTGTCGGCCACGGGAGTGCGCGACACGATCAACGTAGCTGTTCTACAGGCCGCAAAGGATGGAGCCGTGCTGGCGGTCGCCGGCGGCGTAGACCAAGAAATCTCGATCGAGGACGCGCGAACCGCGGGCTTTACGAACCGCCAAGTGCGGCCGCGCGTCAAGCAATGGTCGCGGCCGGCAGGGGGGGAACTCGTTCTTCTTGATGACGGCGAATGCATCAACGTCACCGCCGGTGAGGGCAACCCCATCGAAATCATGGACCTGTCCTTTGCGGTGCAATTGCGCGCCATCGAAGCCCTGGTTTCCACGGATGCGCCCACGGCACCCGGCGTGTACCCCCTCAGCGCGCAGGCTGACAACGACGTCGCGGCCGCGGCGCTCATCACCGGCGAGTCCGGATCGTGGACCGGGGCCGCGCGCGCGACGCCCGGCGATGAGACGCAAAGCGCCCCGCCCTCGCCCGCGCCGCTGCACGTCGCCGAACGCAAGTCGGCCATCGCCCGCGAATACGGGGTGGCATTGGGTACTGAGCGGTCCAACCCGTCGCTGGTCAACGTGTATTCGGCGGCGCTAGTGATCCCGGTGACCGCACCCGCCGTGATCGGCGGCGCCGTGGCGGTTCGCGGCGGGCGCATCATGCACGTTGGCGAACGCGACTGGGTCGTCAAGACACTGCGGGAAACCGGGCAGGCGTTCACCGAACGCCACTGGCCGGGTGTCCTGCTGCCCGGGCTGGTCAACGCCCACACGCACTTGCAGTACACCTCGATGGTCGAGGTCGCATCGCGCACCTACGCGGGTTTTGACGATTGGGCGCAGGCCTTCAACGTCGTGTACGACAACGGCGTGCACGATTGGGGCGCGCACGCCGCCGACGGCGCGCGCCAGGCGATTCGGTTCGGCACCACGGCCGCGGCCGACGTCGTGACCGACCCGGAGGCCGCCCCCGCGCTGCACGATGCGGGCCTGCACGGCGTCGCGTACTGGGAGGTCATGGGCTGGACCAACGAGGAGTGGGCCAAGTACGGAGAAACGCAAACCCTCGCCGCTCTTGACAGCATGCCGACCCCGCCGATGGTCGGGCTTTCCCCGCATGCCCCGTACTCCCTTGACACCGCCCCTCTCCTGGAGATACCCGACCTGGTGCGCCGGCGCGGCCTGCGTCTGCACATCCACCTGGCCGAATCCCAACTCGAGGCGCAGTGGGCGCAGCAATCGAGCGGATCGCTTGCCGACCTGTGGCGGTCCGGGCAGTCGCAGAGCTTTAGGGTTCTGCGGGACAACGGTTTTGGAATGAGCGCCACCGAGTTTGTCGACCAGCTCGGGGTGCTTGGCCCGGACTGCCACGTGGCGCACGGCGTGTACATGACGGCCTGGGACCGGTCGCTGCTGCGGGCGCGCGCGACGTCGGTGGCACTGTGCCCGCGGTCGAACCAGATCATCGGGCTCGATGCGCCGCCGGTTGCCGCCTACCTGAACGAGGGGAACCCGATAGCGGTCGGAACCGACTCCCTATCGTCGTCGCCGTCGCTGGATCTGCTCGCGGACGTTGCGCTGTTGTACGAATTGGCGCGCGCGCAGGGGTACGAGCGCGACGACCTCGGCCGGCGCCTGCTGTACGCGGCGACGTTGGGGGGCGCCACGGCCCTGGGACTGAGCGCGGGCCCGGACCGCATCGGGCAGTTGCAGACCGGCGCGGTTGCCGACATGGTTTTCTTGGACATACCCGTTTCGGACATTTTCGGAACGATCGAGGACGTTGTGCGCCACGGTGCCGGATCGCAGGTCGCGACCATGATTTCCGGCGAACTGCGATACATGGACGCCGTATTCAATCAGGCAAGTCGGTAA
- a CDS encoding cupin domain-containing protein: MMDEFPAPPAPASTDEGAAAVRPALAVALGLAPHPEGGWFRRTWTAPVSVQTARGERATASAIQFFLAAGESAAWHVVRSDELWLWHGPGALRLQFGGTGAAPDETGETVTLDSSLDIPRVQLLIPAGVWQRALPVASDVLATCVVSPEFWYEDWRLADD; encoded by the coding sequence ATGATGGACGAGTTCCCCGCCCCACCCGCTCCCGCATCGACCGATGAGGGGGCGGCCGCCGTGCGGCCCGCCCTGGCGGTCGCCCTGGGGCTTGCGCCCCACCCAGAGGGCGGGTGGTTCCGCCGCACGTGGACGGCGCCGGTCAGCGTGCAGACGGCGCGCGGCGAGCGCGCAACGGCGTCCGCGATCCAGTTCTTCCTGGCGGCGGGGGAATCCGCGGCGTGGCATGTGGTGCGATCGGACGAGCTGTGGCTGTGGCACGGACCGGGCGCCCTGCGCCTCCAGTTCGGCGGGACGGGGGCGGCGCCCGATGAGACCGGCGAAACCGTGACGCTGGACTCGTCCTTGGATATCCCCCGTGTCCAACTGCTGATACCCGCCGGGGTGTGGCAACGCGCCCTGCCCGTCGCAAGCGACGTGCTGGCGACCTGCGTCGTATCGCCCGAATTCTGGTACGAAGATTGGCGCCTGGCCGACGATTAG
- a CDS encoding amino acid ABC transporter permease, which yields MSAAPDDIPDRIHAIPVRYPWRVVSAIIVAVIAAMFIHGLVTNEVLQWDLVAKYLFHENILRAIGWTLILTVASMVLAVVMALTLAIMRSSENPVMRSVAWFYIWFFRGTPVYTQLVFWGLLSVLYPMLSLGIPFGPEFFSFETKPLTVGTLAAIPAILGLAFNEAAYLAEIIRAGLQSVDPGQHEAARALGMKNWSIMRRIVIPQAMRVIVPPTGNETISMLKTTSLVLAVPFTLDLTYQSSAIGSRTFAPVPLLLVAAIWYLVITSILMVGQYYLERYYGRGFDGRNIAAASGVGAKLKERAGKRGARQGAINAAKTTPDPGPLDESGT from the coding sequence ATGAGTGCAGCACCCGACGATATCCCCGACCGGATTCATGCGATTCCGGTTCGGTACCCGTGGCGCGTCGTTTCGGCGATCATCGTGGCGGTCATCGCTGCGATGTTCATTCATGGGTTGGTGACCAATGAGGTGTTGCAGTGGGACCTGGTTGCTAAGTACCTCTTCCACGAGAACATCCTGCGAGCAATCGGGTGGACGCTGATCCTGACCGTCGCGTCGATGGTTTTGGCCGTAGTCATGGCCCTGACGCTCGCCATCATGCGGTCGTCGGAAAACCCGGTCATGCGCTCGGTGGCGTGGTTCTATATCTGGTTCTTCCGCGGCACCCCGGTGTACACGCAGCTGGTCTTTTGGGGCCTGCTGTCGGTGTTGTACCCGATGCTGTCGCTGGGAATCCCCTTCGGCCCGGAGTTCTTCTCCTTCGAAACCAAGCCGCTGACGGTTGGCACGCTGGCCGCGATCCCCGCGATTTTGGGTTTGGCCTTCAACGAGGCCGCCTATCTGGCAGAGATCATCCGGGCGGGGTTGCAGTCTGTTGACCCGGGCCAGCACGAGGCGGCTCGCGCGCTGGGAATGAAGAACTGGTCGATCATGCGCCGCATCGTGATCCCGCAGGCGATGCGAGTGATCGTCCCCCCGACGGGCAACGAGACTATCTCGATGCTGAAGACAACGTCCCTGGTCCTGGCGGTGCCGTTCACGCTCGACTTGACCTATCAGTCTTCCGCGATCGGTTCGCGCACATTCGCCCCCGTGCCGCTTCTGCTCGTGGCCGCAATCTGGTACCTGGTAATCACGTCGATCCTGATGGTGGGCCAGTACTACCTGGAGCGGTACTACGGGCGCGGTTTCGATGGTCGGAACATTGCCGCGGCCTCCGGCGTCGGGGCAAAGCTGAAGGAGCGGGCCGGCAAGCGAGGAGCCCGCCAGGGCGCGATCAACGCGGCGAAGACGACGCCGGATCCCGGCCCTCTTGACGAATCAGGAACGTGA
- a CDS encoding Fic family protein, protein MELQHVIEPRLERGLRQEQNWVGGPGWSPLRAAFIPPPEAEVPRLVADLARFVTDTSGNPVVRAAIAHAQFESIHPFIDGNGRTGTTTGPSTGSPGCVALAGCR, encoded by the coding sequence GTGGAACTCCAGCACGTCATCGAGCCGAGGCTGGAACGCGGGCTGCGACAGGAGCAGAATTGGGTCGGCGGGCCGGGCTGGTCGCCGCTGCGAGCCGCCTTCATCCCCCCGCCGGAGGCCGAGGTGCCCCGTCTAGTGGCGGACCTCGCGCGGTTCGTAACCGACACGAGCGGTAACCCGGTGGTGCGGGCGGCGATCGCGCACGCGCAGTTCGAGTCGATCCACCCGTTCATCGACGGCAACGGCCGCACCGGGACGACTACAGGACCTTCGACAGGAAGTCCTGGGTGCGTTGCTCTTGCGGGTTGTCGATGA
- a CDS encoding ABC transporter substrate-binding protein: MRKIILTAVALGALLTLTACGGGGEATTTATSTASATASAKDDTIAALVPETISATGKLVVGSDTSYAPAEFLDEDGKTPIGYDVEIADAIAAVMGLKADVQSSSFDAIIPAVGSKYDIGISSFTVNPERMQQVNMVSYLSAGSAFAVAKGNPKGLTTDDLCGLVIGVQTGTTQDDYVKDTVIPACEKAGKTAPTPLQYDLQTDVTTALLGGKADVMAADSPVIAYAVAQTGDKLEQLGDIFDTAPQAVVVSKSDEKLTEAVQAALQKIIDNGTYGKILDKWGMSESAVATAEINPAS, encoded by the coding sequence ATGCGCAAGATAATTCTTACAGCGGTGGCGCTGGGCGCCCTGCTCACCCTGACGGCTTGTGGCGGTGGCGGTGAGGCGACGACGACCGCCACATCGACGGCCTCCGCCACCGCCAGCGCCAAGGACGACACGATCGCGGCGCTGGTCCCCGAGACAATTTCCGCGACCGGGAAGCTGGTTGTCGGATCCGACACCAGTTACGCCCCCGCCGAGTTCCTGGATGAAGACGGTAAGACACCCATCGGCTACGACGTAGAGATCGCGGACGCGATCGCCGCGGTCATGGGGCTCAAGGCCGACGTGCAGTCTTCATCCTTCGACGCGATCATTCCCGCGGTCGGATCCAAATACGACATCGGGATCTCGTCCTTCACCGTCAATCCCGAACGTATGCAGCAGGTGAATATGGTGTCGTACCTGTCGGCCGGCTCCGCTTTCGCGGTCGCCAAGGGCAACCCGAAGGGGCTCACGACCGACGATCTGTGCGGCCTGGTGATCGGCGTGCAGACGGGAACCACGCAGGATGACTACGTGAAAGACACCGTCATTCCCGCCTGCGAGAAGGCCGGCAAGACAGCGCCCACCCCGCTGCAGTACGACCTGCAAACCGATGTGACCACCGCACTGTTGGGCGGTAAGGCCGACGTCATGGCCGCCGATTCACCGGTCATCGCGTACGCAGTCGCGCAGACCGGTGACAAGCTCGAGCAGTTGGGCGACATCTTCGACACCGCGCCGCAGGCGGTCGTGGTTTCCAAGAGCGACGAAAAGCTCACCGAGGCGGTCCAGGCCGCGCTGCAGAAGATCATCGATAACGGCACCTACGGCAAGATCCTCGACAAGTGGGGGATGTCCGAGAGTGCGGTCGCTACGGCGGAGATCAACCCCGCTAGCTAA
- a CDS encoding ABC transporter substrate-binding protein, translated as MRKITVLGITAALALTLAGCSSSDTESSSSAPTNLKDEAIAKLVPESIAKTGKLVVGAELTYAPAEFLGEDGKTPTGYDVDLAKAIGQVLGLQAEVQSSAFDAIIPAIGSKYDVGISSFTISPERIEQVNMVSYFQAGSAFAVAAGNPQGASADDVCGLTVAVQTGTAQDKSLTETLAPACEKAGKAAPTPLQFDQQSEATTALLGGKADVMYADSPIVAYAIEQTGGKLEQLGGIFDSAQQGIVVAKDDTALTEAIQKAVQKLIDDGTYTKILTTWHVETGAVTTAELNPAG; from the coding sequence ATGCGAAAAATCACAGTCCTGGGGATAACGGCCGCGCTGGCGCTGACCTTGGCGGGTTGCTCCAGTTCGGATACGGAATCTTCGTCATCTGCGCCGACGAACCTCAAGGACGAGGCCATCGCCAAGCTTGTCCCGGAGTCCATAGCGAAGACCGGCAAACTCGTGGTCGGCGCGGAACTGACGTACGCGCCCGCCGAATTCCTGGGGGAGGACGGTAAGACGCCGACCGGCTACGACGTAGACCTGGCAAAGGCTATCGGCCAGGTGCTGGGCCTGCAGGCCGAGGTCCAATCCTCTGCCTTTGACGCGATCATCCCGGCGATCGGGTCCAAGTACGACGTGGGAATCTCGTCCTTCACCATCTCGCCCGAACGGATCGAGCAGGTCAATATGGTGTCGTACTTCCAGGCGGGGTCGGCGTTCGCGGTTGCAGCGGGCAATCCGCAGGGCGCCAGCGCTGACGACGTGTGCGGCCTGACCGTCGCCGTACAAACTGGAACCGCGCAGGACAAGTCGCTCACCGAGACGCTCGCGCCGGCGTGCGAGAAGGCGGGGAAGGCGGCGCCAACACCGCTGCAGTTCGATCAGCAATCGGAAGCGACAACCGCGCTGCTGGGCGGCAAGGCTGACGTGATGTACGCGGACTCGCCCATCGTCGCCTATGCAATCGAGCAAACCGGTGGCAAACTTGAACAGCTCGGTGGGATTTTCGATTCAGCTCAGCAGGGAATCGTCGTGGCCAAGGATGACACGGCGCTGACCGAGGCGATTCAAAAGGCTGTGCAAAAGCTCATTGACGACGGCACCTACACAAAGATCCTGACCACGTGGCACGTCGAGACCGGCGCTGTTACGACCGCAGAACTCAACCCGGCAGGTTAA
- a CDS encoding amino acid ABC transporter permease, translating into MTTSGASRTSDRDAAGAPVGLDIVSDIEIGRRAYRRQQTTKSIIISLVSTVVFAAIIVVVLSNSPGWQVTRETFFSPEHFVKALPKVAVGLWLNIKVLFFAVIGVAVLGTLLAVLRSLRGAVFFPLRFLAAAYTDLFRGVPFLIVLYLVGFGIPALGLTDKVIPYAILGTIALVLTYSSYVAEVLRAGLEAVHPSQRYAARSLGLSHAQTLRLIVLPQAIRKVTPALMNDFVSMQKDVGLISVLGAVDAIRAAQIYQATTYNFTSYVVAGLLFVCLSWPFIRLTDWYTARQQRREQMGGVV; encoded by the coding sequence ATGACTACAAGCGGCGCTTCGCGCACCAGTGACCGCGACGCCGCGGGCGCGCCGGTCGGCCTCGATATCGTCAGCGACATCGAGATCGGTCGGCGCGCCTACCGCCGCCAACAGACCACCAAATCCATCATCATCTCGCTGGTCAGCACCGTCGTCTTCGCCGCGATCATCGTGGTGGTGCTATCCAACTCGCCCGGCTGGCAAGTAACGAGGGAAACGTTCTTCAGCCCGGAGCACTTCGTCAAGGCACTTCCCAAGGTCGCCGTCGGCCTGTGGCTCAACATCAAGGTCCTGTTCTTCGCGGTCATCGGCGTCGCCGTGCTTGGCACGCTCCTGGCGGTGCTGCGCTCTTTGCGCGGCGCGGTGTTCTTCCCGCTGCGATTCCTGGCCGCGGCCTACACCGACCTGTTCCGCGGCGTCCCGTTCCTGATCGTCCTGTACCTGGTCGGATTCGGTATCCCGGCACTGGGCCTGACCGACAAGGTCATCCCGTACGCGATCTTGGGAACGATCGCCCTGGTCTTGACGTATTCGTCCTATGTCGCGGAGGTTCTGCGCGCCGGCCTGGAGGCCGTGCATCCTTCGCAGCGCTACGCCGCCCGCTCACTGGGGCTGAGCCACGCACAGACCCTTCGCCTGATCGTGCTGCCACAGGCGATCCGCAAGGTCACTCCCGCCCTCATGAACGACTTCGTGTCGATGCAAAAGGACGTCGGGCTCATTTCGGTGCTGGGAGCGGTTGACGCGATCCGCGCCGCCCAGATTTACCAGGCGACCACGTACAACTTCACTTCCTACGTCGTCGCTGGCCTGCTCTTCGTGTGCCTCTCGTGGCCATTCATCCGGCTCACGGACTGGTACACCGCCCGCCAACAACGCCGCGAACAGATGGGAGGGGTGGTCTGA
- a CDS encoding ABC transporter substrate-binding protein, which translates to MRISRPTLRRGAAALAAAATVLALSACGSSSTSSPTATTPSAGASTTTAAADLPTVEKGKLTIATGEPAYSPWVENDDPESGEGFEAAVAYAVAEQLGFSKDQVVWKRSTFDSAIAPGPKDWDFNLQQFSITDERKQAVDFSSPYYVTAQAVLTIKGSAAESATTIADLKKIKFGVQAGSTSATALEKFVDPDSDPLQFNSSQDTVQALKGGQVEAIVVDLPQALYLAGVELSDLGGKVIGQFEDTTGGDEYGLVLPKGSELTTPVTAAVDALREDGTLAELQEKWLSSNISVPVLK; encoded by the coding sequence ATGCGCATCTCCCGTCCCACACTTCGTCGCGGCGCCGCCGCCCTAGCGGCAGCGGCCACCGTCTTGGCGCTGAGCGCATGCGGTTCGTCCTCCACGTCCTCGCCCACGGCCACCACCCCCAGCGCGGGCGCATCGACCACCACCGCCGCGGCCGACCTGCCCACCGTCGAAAAGGGCAAGCTCACCATCGCGACGGGCGAACCGGCTTACAGCCCGTGGGTCGAAAACGATGACCCCGAATCCGGCGAGGGATTCGAAGCCGCCGTGGCCTACGCGGTCGCCGAACAGCTCGGATTCAGCAAGGACCAGGTCGTGTGGAAGCGGTCCACGTTCGACTCCGCGATCGCGCCGGGCCCCAAGGACTGGGACTTCAACCTGCAGCAGTTCTCGATCACCGATGAGCGTAAACAGGCCGTTGATTTCTCGTCCCCGTACTACGTGACCGCGCAGGCCGTCCTGACCATCAAGGGAAGCGCCGCCGAATCGGCAACGACTATTGCGGACCTGAAGAAGATCAAGTTCGGCGTGCAGGCCGGATCGACCTCGGCGACAGCGCTCGAGAAGTTCGTCGACCCCGATTCCGACCCGTTGCAGTTCAATAGCTCGCAGGACACCGTGCAGGCGCTCAAGGGCGGTCAGGTTGAGGCCATCGTCGTCGACCTGCCGCAGGCACTGTACCTGGCGGGTGTCGAGCTGTCCGACCTGGGAGGCAAAGTCATCGGCCAGTTCGAAGACACCACGGGCGGAGATGAGTACGGCTTGGTCCTGCCCAAGGGTTCCGAGCTGACCACGCCCGTCACCGCGGCCGTTGACGCGCTGCGCGAAGACGGCACGCTCGCGGAATTGCAAGAAAAGTGGCTGTCAAGCAACATTTCCGTCCCGGTCCTGAAGTAG